Proteins found in one Acomys russatus chromosome 31, mAcoRus1.1, whole genome shotgun sequence genomic segment:
- the Hmg20b gene encoding SWI/SNF-related matrix-associated actin-dependent regulator of chromatin subfamily E member 1-related — MSHGSRQPGGATAPAGGKTPGQHGAFVVAVKQERSEGPRAGEKGSQEEEPVKKRGWPKGKKRKKILPNGPKAPVTGYVRFLNERREQIRTRHPDLPFPEITKMLGAEWSKLQPAEKQRYLDEAEKEKQQYLKELWAYQQSEAYKVCTEKIQESKIKKEDSGSGIMNTLLNGHKGVDCDGFSTFDVPIFTEEFLDQNKAREAELRRLRKMNVAFEEQNAVLQRHTQSMSSARERLEQELALEERRTLALQQQLQAVRQALTASFASLPVPGTGETPTLGTLDLYMARLHGAIERDPAQHERLIARVKEILARVASEHL; from the exons ATGTCCCACGGTTCCCGGCAGCCAGGCGGGGCCACCGC ACCTGCGGGAGGCAAGACTCCGGGACAGCACGGGGCCTTTGTAGTGGCTGTCAAACAGGAGCGCAGCGAGGGTCCCCGTGCCGGAGAGAAGGGGTCCCAAGAAGAGGAG cccGTGAAGAAGCGAGGCTGGCccaaaggcaagaaaagaaagaagattctcCCCAATGGGCCCAAGGCGCCGGTCACCGGCTATGTTCGATTCCTGAACGAGAGGCGGGAGCAGATTCGCACCCGCCACCCAGACCTGCCCTTTCCGGAGATCACGAAGATGCTGGGAGCCGAGTGGAGCAAGCTACAGCCAGCGGAAAAGCAG CGGTACCTGgatgaggcagagaaggagaaacagcagTACTTGAAGGAGCTGTGGGCATACCAGCAGTCAGAGGCCTACAAGGTCTGCACGGAGAAGAtccaagaaagcaaaataaaaaaag aGGACTCTGGCTCCGGCATCATGAACACCCTCCTGAATGGTCACAAG GGTGTGGACTGTGATGGCTTTTCCACCTTCGATGTCCCCATCTTCACTGAAGAGTTTCTGGACCAAAACAAAG CACGCGAGGCGGAGCTGCGACGCTTGCGGAAGATGAACGTGGCCTTCGAGGAGCAGAACGCGGTGCTGCAGCGCCACACGCAGAGCATGAGCAGCGCGCGCGAGCGTCTGGAGCAGGAGCTGGCACTGGAGGAGCGGCGCACGCTCGCGCTGCAGCAGCAACTGCAGGCCGTGAGGCAGGCGCTGACCGCCAGCTTCGCCTCCCTGCCGGTGCCGG GCACCGGGGAGACGCCGACGCTCGGGACTCTCGACTTATACATGGCGCGGCTGCACGGAGCCATCGAGCGTGACCCGGCGCAGCACGAGAGGCTGATTGCGCGCGTGAAGGAGATCCTGGCACGGGTGGCTAG CGAGCACCTGTGA